A portion of the Cololabis saira isolate AMF1-May2022 chromosome 17, fColSai1.1, whole genome shotgun sequence genome contains these proteins:
- the LOC133463385 gene encoding fibroblast growth factor-binding protein 2-like isoform X2 — MVTRKLDFSCYKCFILSRLLQQKQMSFPAKMRAVSCSVFLLLLCLLALTGAKRQPAQDKRGKSNQPPPSPQPAKRPRSRSVLSSGELTTKDGHRCTWQTSGEGLVTLLVNCSSGTEGDQERYWCRYAGKPDLCQAYGVKSSQYWKQLVGKLKKRGKACGEKFLKAKTCKKAPPEAHMKLAQQSGGEEKKGGKEGGKKKGVAAEKSADGEKVQKKKSKKEEEEEKKRMEDKTGFEEERLMNDMEPVQAYCSEGWHSVCSFFVKFFDG, encoded by the exons AAACAAATGTCCTTCCCAGCCAAGATGCGTGCCGTGTCGTGCagcgtcttcctcctcctcctctgcctccTCGCCCTCACCGGTGCCAAGCGCCAGCCTGCACAAGACAAACGTGGCAAATCCAATCAGCCTCCGCCGTCTCCCCAGCCAGCCAAGCGGCCCCGGAGCCGCTCGGTTCTCAGTTCGGGGGAGCTGACCACCAAGGACGGCCACCGCTGCACTTGGCAGACGTCTGGCGAGGGTCTGGTGACCCTGCTGGTGAACTGCAGCAGCGGAACTGAAGGAGATCAGGAGAG ATACTGGTGTCGTTACGCTGGGAAACCAGACCTCTGCCAGGCCTACGGGGTGAAGTCCAGCCAGTACTGGAAGCAGCTGGTGGGAAAGCTGAAGAAAAGGGGGAAGGCCTGCGGAGAGAAATTCCTAAAGGCCAAAACCTGTAAGAAGGCGCCTCCCGAGGCCCACATGAAGCTAGCCCAGCAGAGCGGaggggaggagaagaagggaggcaaagagggagggaagaagaaaggagtAGCCGCTGAGAAGAGTGCAGATGGAGAGAAGGTACAGAAGAAAAAGAGtaagaaggaggaggaagaggagaagaagaggatgGAGGACAAGACTGGGTTTGAGGAGGAGAGATTAATGAACGACATGGAGCCGGTGCAGGCTTATTGCAGCGAGGGGTGGCACTCCGTCTGCTCCTTCTTTGTTAAGTTTTTTGATGGTTGA
- the LOC133463385 gene encoding fibroblast growth factor-binding protein 2-like isoform X1: protein MVTRKLDFSCYKCFILSRLLQQKQMSFPAKMRAVSCSVFLLLLCLLALTGAKRQPAQDKRGKSNQPPPSPQPAKRPRSRSVLSSGELTTKDGHRCTWQTSGEGLVTLLVNCSSGTEGDQESRYWCRYAGKPDLCQAYGVKSSQYWKQLVGKLKKRGKACGEKFLKAKTCKKAPPEAHMKLAQQSGGEEKKGGKEGGKKKGVAAEKSADGEKVQKKKSKKEEEEEKKRMEDKTGFEEERLMNDMEPVQAYCSEGWHSVCSFFVKFFDG, encoded by the exons AAACAAATGTCCTTCCCAGCCAAGATGCGTGCCGTGTCGTGCagcgtcttcctcctcctcctctgcctccTCGCCCTCACCGGTGCCAAGCGCCAGCCTGCACAAGACAAACGTGGCAAATCCAATCAGCCTCCGCCGTCTCCCCAGCCAGCCAAGCGGCCCCGGAGCCGCTCGGTTCTCAGTTCGGGGGAGCTGACCACCAAGGACGGCCACCGCTGCACTTGGCAGACGTCTGGCGAGGGTCTGGTGACCCTGCTGGTGAACTGCAGCAGCGGAACTGAAGGAGATCAGGAGAG CAGATACTGGTGTCGTTACGCTGGGAAACCAGACCTCTGCCAGGCCTACGGGGTGAAGTCCAGCCAGTACTGGAAGCAGCTGGTGGGAAAGCTGAAGAAAAGGGGGAAGGCCTGCGGAGAGAAATTCCTAAAGGCCAAAACCTGTAAGAAGGCGCCTCCCGAGGCCCACATGAAGCTAGCCCAGCAGAGCGGaggggaggagaagaagggaggcaaagagggagggaagaagaaaggagtAGCCGCTGAGAAGAGTGCAGATGGAGAGAAGGTACAGAAGAAAAAGAGtaagaaggaggaggaagaggagaagaagaggatgGAGGACAAGACTGGGTTTGAGGAGGAGAGATTAATGAACGACATGGAGCCGGTGCAGGCTTATTGCAGCGAGGGGTGGCACTCCGTCTGCTCCTTCTTTGTTAAGTTTTTTGATGGTTGA